The genomic window CAATGTCCCCACCACCAAGGGAGTGGGGACGCAGCAGGTGCAGGGTGCGGCTAAGTGGGATGTTAGCCTTGTCCAGGAGGGTATGTGTGTATGCGTGGGTGGGCGGGGGGAGCTGGGAACTGAGGCCAGGGGAAAACTGCTCCCCACTCAGCCCATGGGAGCCCTGCAGCGGCTGGTGTGCTGTGTAGTGTGGTGGTGAGGGCACAGGTGGAAGATGGGGGTGGCGGCCAGAGTCGGTGGTGATGGTGGGTCTGGGGAAGGGGCGGGGGCGGTGGGAGCGGAGCAAAGCTGTCCAGTCCCAGAAGGAAGCTGCTCCTCCAGTGAGGGGCAGGCGGCACGCATGGGTCACTGCTCCTCCTCCGAGGATTCCTGCGAGatgccctcctcttcctccttctcctgcgAGGTGGGCAGTTGTTGGTGTGAGCTCTGGCCTGGCCCCCCTCTTCCACCCCCAGAGGCTGGCCCCCACCCGCTCCCTGCACTCCCTGGCTCTCCTGAAGAGGGATGAGTCAGGGCTGAGTGTGTGGGTGACTCAGCAACCTCCACGGCCAGGCTTCAttcataaaaagaatttaaaaggaggaaaaaacccCACACACATGCTGCTGTCACTAAGAGCCAGAAGCCAAGCCCCCTTGGCCCCCAAGCCCATGGAGCACAGGAGGGCAGAGCTCAAGGCAGCACTGAGCTTCAGGACGTGACTGGCTCCCTAGGGGAGaagaggtggggaggaggtggcTGGGGGAGGAAATGGGAAGGGGTGGCTGGAAGGTACATGAGCCCTCTGGTGGGTGCAGGGGAACCAGGTCCTTGGCCCACAGGGGCAGATGCTGCGCTGTGGTGCCCTGGCCCTCGGGAGTGGCCGAGGGCTGACCCCAGGccggggtggggaggaaggggaagtgTGTGCCGCCGGGGCTCACTCACTGGGCGGGAATGTCGGGACACCACACGGGGCTACAGCCCCCGTGCCAGGCACAAACTCCAAAACAACTTGTTTCCTGTTACTCACTCTTGGGGCCTGGCCAGCAGCACCCCCTACCCCCCTCCACCCCAGCAGTGGCTCAGCTCGAGGAATGACAGCTTCAGGGATTTGAGGGGGCAGGCTGGGGGTAAGAGAAGGCCAGGAGCTGGAAGGCTGGGGTGACCCTAACTGCAGTGGCCCCCTAGAGGCAGCCTCCTGACTCAGCCCACCGAGCCTTTCCACCAGCTGTTTGAGGGCCCAGAAGTGGATGGTGCCCTTCAGTGCAGTGTGGTGGGTCACATCAGAACTCCAGCACTGACCCCTCCCAGGGCCCAGCTCCTTCACTGTTTCTCTTCTCCAGAGGATGATAGGAAGGACAAACCTTGCCCCTGTGGCTTCCTTTCCTCATCTCTAATTGAGGGGGACACAGGCTAGATGACTTCCCAGATTTCTCCCAGAAGTTCTGAGGATTCTAGGAGCAGGAGAGGGACCTTCCACACAActagggcagggcagggggatgTGGTCTGGTTTGTACCTGGGACCCCTCACTTCTCATGGGCACAGCCCAGGCCAGGCACCCTCCCCGCTCTGGACTTGTATAAAATCTGATGTCCCAGCAGGTCAGGGACAGCCTTTCCATAAGGGGTGCATAGCATTAGGTACTATGTACTCTTAACACCCTCACTCAAAGAGCCCACGAGGTAAGCAGCAGTCTGCTTCTTCACCTACCAGTTTTTTGGGTCTGCCCCTTGGTTTCCTTCCTGGAGTTGTGGTGGTTTTCTAGAGGGTTAGAGAAAATATCTCCTAAGTCCAAAATGCTCAACAGTGCTCACCTGATGCCCAATGGTGAGGGAGGGGCAGACCTACCTGCCTGTTCAGGGCGGCCCAACACTCTCACCCAACAGGCCCACCCAAGTCCAGCTAGCGATGACTGGCCAGCCACATTTGCCCCCTCAACATACACACACGCCCCCTACTCCCATCTCCACCCATGACTCAGAGGATATGAGTCGtgtcttagaaaaaataaaataaaaaacaaaacaacttttctGAAAGGCTGATGCCACTGTGAATCTGGCCTTTGCTGCCTGTCCCCACCCCTTCAGGCTCCAGGGGACCCCAAGAAGAGAAGGTAACATTCTCAGCCCAGGGGCTGGCAGGGACCCTCCACTCTCCCCACTCCGCCTTTCTCTAGATCAGGAAAGCCGTGGGACTTCTGACCTCATCTCCGCATTGTCCTGGGCAGGACCAACCCCACAGAAGTGAGACCTTAGTCACTGCTCCACTCTCCCCAATTAGCAAAGACTCATTGCCACCCCTGTACCAGGGAAGGGGGTGCACAACTGGGATGACTGAGCCCCTTCCCAGACCTCCCCACAGCCGTGGCCATGGAGCCAACAAGGGGATCCTCTGCTGGTCATCCACCCAGGGCTGGTCCCATCTCAAGTCTCACCCGGGTCTTGGCAGCACCCTTGTTTTTGCTTCCCTTTGGTCGGCCCCGAGGTCTCTTAGGTGTTGGCACTTCGCTGGGCTCCTTCTGTAAAGACAGAGAGGATAGTCAGGGACAGTCACTACCTGTGTTTCCATCCCCTTAGAAGACACAGCCCTCTGCCTCCTCAACAAGGTTAAGTCAGCAAGAACCAAGAACCACCTCTGACCCAGGAATCCCTTCAGGATCCAAAGCTCCAGTTTGAGCATCTTTGCAAAGTGCCTCccatccctccccttgcctccctgCGGATTTCTAAGACGCAAAATGACAAGAGCCCAGAAGACCGCTAGGAAAAGCATTCTGGGGACAGAAAGATACTGTTAGGTGGCTCTGCCCAAGTGTCAGTTCTGACACTGATCTTGGGCAGGATACGTAAtgctggagcctcagtttcctcatctataaatggtAAAGACTTCCCTCGCAGGGTTGTCATGGAGATTAAATGGGTAATGTATGGTTATCTAGCACTGTCCCGTGATCACTGCCCACCCTCTCAGATGACCTATGCTGGACACACACTCCCTGCCTGCACTTACAAACCTGGAGCCCATCCAGGCTGCCCCCAGAGAAGGGGAATTACAGCCGGACTCCAGAGATCCCTGCCATCATTCCCACTGAAATCTTAGTAAGCcctaaatagaataaaaagctGCTGCATAATGCATAGAAGGTACACGGTGAAGGTGCGCCAGCTACTGTTTCCTAGGGGGCTGCCCATGGCCTGTCTATAACCAGGATCCAGTAATCCAGCACCCCTCTTGACACCTCCCACTGACCATGGCTAACAGCTGGGATaggaggggaggctgagggagctaGGCTAAGAGGACAAATGATCCCACCCCAGGCTCTAAAGGTGGCTGCCGAATTCCAACACAGCAGACTCATCACAGCTCGTGTCTCCCTAGGCCCAGGTCAGCACAGACCACTCTCCACCTTATGGACAGGGAAAACCTACAGGTGAACAACCTACATCATGTTTAAAGGGCAAAGGTCAACCTCAACTCCTCTTACCTCCTCCCCAGGGAAGGGAAGTAACTGGGCTTCACCAACAGCCACCCCTCACTTGGGTGACAGCTGCCTCTGTAAGAGGCCAATACGGCCCCCCCAACCCAGCCCAAGTGGCCATGCTCCCTAGGGTGCCCCACAGTGCCAGGCTGGCAGCCTCATCCTTCTATGAGGACCTTGTGGGGAGAGCAGCACCAGGGTTCTGAGGGTCACTGACACAAACTCCCCAACATTTTGACTTCTTGGGCTTCAATTTCCATCTACAGTGCCAGGGGCAATGCCCATTCCAGAACTACTCATAACATGGCCTGTGCATGAACAGGTGCAGACCCACGCAGGTACCTGTTTCTCACCTGGCATGAGGAAGTACAAGAATCAACCATAAGTACTCAGAAACTTTACAGCAAATTGACAAAAATCATTTTACGTGCACTgaaactaattatttttttttttttttttttttgagactgagtctggctctgtcgcccaggctggagtgcaatggccggatctcagctcaccgcaagctccgcctcccgggtttacgccattctcctgcctcagcctctggagtagctgggaccacaggcgcccgccacctcacccggctagttttttgtattttttagtagagacggggtttcaccgtgttagccaggatggtctcgatctcctgaccttgtgatccgcccgtctcagcctcccaaagtgctgggattacaggcttgagccaccgtgcccggctgaaacTAATTATTAAAAACCCTGAGcttctgtgtgtttttatttttgttcattcgtcttttttattttttttgagacagagtctcgctccgtcgcccaggctggagtgcagtggcatgatctcggctcactgcaagctccacctcccaggttcaaggccattctcctgcctcagcctccagagtagctgggactactggtgcccgccaccaggcctggctaattttttgtattttcagtagagacgtggtttcactg from Macaca fascicularis isolate 582-1 chromosome 4, T2T-MFA8v1.1 includes these protein-coding regions:
- the HMGA1 gene encoding high mobility group protein HMG-I/HMG-Y isoform X1, giving the protein MSESSSKSSQPLASKQEKDGTEKRGRGRPRKQPPVSPGTALVGSQKEPSEVPTPKRPRGRPKGSKNKGAAKTRKTTTTPGRKPRGRPKKLEKEEEEGISQESSEEEQ
- the HMGA1 gene encoding high mobility group protein HMG-I/HMG-Y isoform X2, whose protein sequence is MSESSSKSSQPLASKQEKDGTEKRGRGRPRKQPPKEPSEVPTPKRPRGRPKGSKNKGAAKTRKTTTTPGRKPRGRPKKLEKEEEEGISQESSEEEQ